In the genome of Pempheris klunzingeri isolate RE-2024b chromosome 3, fPemKlu1.hap1, whole genome shotgun sequence, one region contains:
- the LOC139198982 gene encoding zinc finger protein 22-like yields the protein MLAVDCLREFVSERLSAAAQEIFDVFKKTIAEYEEEIDRQRRLLDVVWKPQVKLRRLGERAELPQQYVYKEEEALTDLQLCVQERSSSLDHEDPEVPQVKAEEEQLCTGQEGEQLAVKQEADAFILTPAYEEAAPQSDQQLLCSNFHTPESQNQKGNKRRDSGAKTRRHKSKRRFNNSTLSEARRGSLTGKKCHKCDTCGKGFRYKSKLKTHQIVHTGEKAHSCSTCGKRFSHTSSLIAHVRIHTGEKPFTCKICGKDFRIGCDLKFHMRIHTGEKPHSCKICGKDFKFGCGLKNHVRIHTGEKPYVCKTCGKRFCVISALRRHMGIHKEEKQ from the exons ATGCTTGCCGTCGACTGTCTGAGGGAGTTTGTGAGCGAGCGGCTGAGCGCTGCTGCCCAGGAAATATTCgatgtctttaaaaaaactATCGCCGAGTACGAAGAGGAGATCGACCGTCAGCGCAGACTGCTGGATGTGGTCTGGAAACCCCAAGTAAAATTACGCAGATTAGGTGAGcgag CAGAGCTCCCACAGCAATATGTAtataaggaggaggaggctctcactgacctgcagctctgtgtgcagGAGAGGAGCTCCAGTCTGGACCACGAGGACCCAGAGGTGCCACAGGTGAAAGCGGAAGAGGAGCAACTCTGCACCGGtcaggagggagagcagctCGCAGTGAAGCAGGAGGCTGACGCTTTTATTCTGACTCCTGCTTATGAAGAAGCGGCACCACAAAGTGACCAACAGCTCCTCTGCTCCAACTTTCACACCCCCGAGAGCCAAAATCAGAAAGGAAACAAACGCAGAGACTCAGGAGCAAAGACTCGGCGTCACAAAAGCAAAAGGCGCTTTAACAACTCCACCCTGTCAGAGGCTCGGCGTGGTTCTCTCACGGGTAAAAAATGCCACAAGTGTGACACGTGCGGGAAAGGTTTTAGGTACAAGTCCAAACTGAAGACGCATCAGATCGTCCACACAGGTGAGAAGGCGCATTCGTGCAGCACCTGTGGGAAAAGATTCAGTCACACGTCATCGCTGATCGCCCACGTGAGAATCCACACGGGCGAGAAGCCGTTCACCTGCAAAATATGCGGGAAAGACTTCAGGATCGGATGCGACCTGAAGTTtcacatgagaatccacacgGGCGAGAAGCCGCATTCTTGCAAAATATGCGGGAAAGACTTCAAATTCGGCTGCGGCTTGAAAAACCACGTGAGAATCCACACGGGCGAGAAGCCGTACGTCTGCAAAACCTGCGGGAAGAGATTCTGCGTGATCTCTGCGCTGAGGAGACACATGGGAATCCACAAGGAGGAGAAGCAGTGA
- the LOC139198988 gene encoding zinc finger protein 260-like codes for MFSVDCLREFVSERLSAAAEDIFGVFKKTVAEYEEEIDRQRRLLDVVWKPQVKLRRLEVPQPQVCKEEEEEQEDEEDEEEEEEEEQEEQLCVEEKSSGPDPEVKEEQQQLVLKQEADTFMLTPVYEESDHSEPAPQSDQQLLRYGSHIAESRDERRDSGSTRHSEPEPKNQQQKGRNHVSDVDDPSVSESHDDTLTGKKLFKCDTCGKDFKHKSKFQTHQRVHTGEKPYLCKFCGKKFGYISALNAHIRIHTDEKPHSCKTCGKNFRLGSDLKVHTRTHTGERPYTCKTCGKDFHYKSKLNIHMRSHTGEKPFACKTCGKPFRHASDLKFHTRIHTGEKPHVCKTCGKDFRFDSQLRVHLRIHTGEKPHFCKICSKEFRYGNDLKVHMRNHTGEKPYVCATCGKRFCRVSTLKRHARIHADEKPCSCSTCGKTFCQTQDLKRHTRVHIE; via the exons atgttttcagtcgACTGTCTGAGGGAGTTTGTGAGCGAGCGGCTGAGCGCTGCTGCAGAGGACATATttggagtttttaaaaaaactgtcGCCGAGTACGAAGAAGAGATCGACCGTCAGCGCAGACTGCTGGATGTGGTCTGGAAACCCCAGGTTAAATTACGAAGATTAG AGGTCCCACAGCCACAAGTCTgtaaggaggaagaggaagagcaggaggacgaggaggacgaggaggaggaggaggaggaggagcaggaggagcagctttGTGTTGAGGAGAAGAGCTCCGGTCCAGACCCAGAGGttaaagaggagcagcagcagcttgtacTGAAGCAGGAGGCCGACACCTTCATGTTAACTCCTGTTTATGAAGAAAGTGACCACAGTGAACCGGCACCACAAagtgaccagcagctcctccgttACGGCTCTCATATCGCCGAGAGCCGAGACGAGCGCAGAGACTCGGGATCAACGAGACATTCGGAGCCAGAACCAAAGAACCAGCAGCAGAAAGGCAGAAATCACGTTAGCGATGTGGACGACCCCTCGGTGTCGGAGAGTCACGACGATACTCTCACAGGTAaaaagcttttcaaatgtgacaCATGTGGGAAAGACTTTAAGCATAAATCCAAATTCCAGACCCATCAAAGAGTCCACACAGGCGAGAAGCCGTACCTTTGCAAGTTCTGCGGCAAGAAGTTTGGTTATATTTCCGCACTGAACGCTCATATAAGAATCCACACGGATGAGAAACCACATTCGTGCAAAACCTGTGGGAAGAATTTCAGACTTGGCAGCGATTTGAAAGTCCACACGAGGACCCACACGGGCGAGAGGCCGTACACGTGCAAAACATGCGGGAAGGATTTCCATTACAAGTCCAAATTGAACATACACATGAGGAGCCACACGGGCGAGAAGCCGTTCGCCTGCAAGACGTGCGGGAAGCCCTTCAGACACGCCAGCGACCTGAAGTTTCACACGAGAATCCACACGGGCGAGAAGCCGCACGTCTGCAAAACCTGCGGGAAAGACTTCCGGTTCGACAGCCAGCTGAGGGTCCACCTGAGGATCCACACGGGAGAGAAGCCGCACTTCTGCAAAATCTGCAGCAAGGAGTTTCGTTACGGCAACGATCTGAAGGTGCACATGAGAAACCACACGGGCGAGAAGCCGTACGTCTGCGCGACCTGCGGGAAGAGATTCTGCCGCGTTTCGACGCTGAAGCGACACGCGAGGATCCACGCGGACGAGAAGCCGTGCTCCTGCTCGACGTGCGGGAAGACGTTCTGTCAGACGCAGGACTTGAAGAGGCACACGAGGGTTCACATTGAAtga
- the LOC139225759 gene encoding stonustoxin subunit beta-like, giving the protein MDRCDYTNGGVRPSRTPLRGVSDGGTRAPSGQHGGEQRPELMKYACELKPDTNTICANLKLCNDDRMVAVAGEQQPCCEQPERFENWPQLLCTDGVTGRCYWEVEFSGNVHVAVTYGGIGRRGDGDDCVFGENDQSWSLRCSEACGYSVWHNKTNTVIPSSSPSSSSSGSNRVAVFVDYPAGTLSFFRVCSDKLIHLHTFNTTFTEPLYPGFGFWLWPSSSVSLCAL; this is encoded by the exons ATGGATCGCTGTGACTACACCAACGGGGGAGTCCGTCCCTCTAGAACCCCCCTGCGTGGGGTGAGCGACGGCGGGACCAGAGCTCCGAG TGGGCAACATGGTGGAGAGCAGAGGCCCGAACTGATGAAGT ATGCCTGTGAACTCAAGCCGGACACAAACACGATATGCGCAAACCTCAAACTGTGCAACGACGACAGGATGGTGGCAGTGGCGGGAGAGCAGCAGCCTTGTTGTGAACAGCCAGAGAGGTTTGAGAACTGGCCTCAGCTGCTCTGCACAGATGGTGTGACCGGCCGctgctactgggaggtggagttCAGTGGAAACGTTCACGTAGCGGTGACTTATGGAGGAATCGGACGGAGAGGAGACGGCgatgactgtgtgtttggggaGAATGATCAGTCCTGGAGTCTCAGGTGCTCCGAGGCCTGTGGTTACTCCGTCTggcacaataagacaaacacagtcatcccttcctcctctccctcctcttcctcctctgggtCTAACAGAGTAGCGGTGTTTGTGGACTACCCTGCTGGCACTCTGTCCTTCTTCAGAGTCTGCTCAGACAaactgatccacctccacaccttcaacACCACATTCACCGAACCTCTTTATCCCGGCTTTGGGTTCTGGCTGTGGCCTTCGTCCtcggtgtctctgtgtgcactgTGA